One segment of Senegalia massiliensis DNA contains the following:
- the rplU gene encoding 50S ribosomal protein L21 — protein MYAVVETGGKQYRVQEGDTLFVEKIAGNEGDSIKFDKVLLVSNDGDVKVGKPFIEDMTVDASIVEHGKSKKIIVYKFKAKKDYRRKQGHRQPYTKVKIEKINA, from the coding sequence ATGTATGCAGTAGTAGAAACTGGAGGAAAACAATATAGAGTTCAAGAAGGTGATACTTTATTTGTTGAGAAGATTGCTGGAAATGAAGGAGATAGTATCAAATTTGATAAAGTATTACTTGTATCTAATGATGGTGATGTGAAAGTAGGCAAGCCATTTATAGAAGATATGACTGTTGATGCTTCAATAGTAGAGCATGGAAAGTCAAAGAAAATAATAGTATATAAATTTAAAGCAAAGAAAGATTATAGAAGAAAGCAAGGGCATCGTCAACCTTATACAAAAGTTAAAATTGAAAAAATTAATGCTTAG
- the obgE gene encoding GTPase ObgE codes for MFIDKAKIFVKGGNGGHGAVAWRREKYEPSGGPAGGDGGHGGNIILNVDEGLRTLMDLKFKKHFKAESGENGKSKRQYGKKGEDLIINVPPGTIVKDEETGRVIADLTEENHTFVVAKGGRGGKGNAKFANSTRQAPRFAEGGTKGEERWILLELKLLADVGLIGFPNVGKSTFLSIVSAAKPKIANYHFTTINPNLGVVKLNDANNFVIADIPGLIEGAHEGTGLGHEFLRHIERTKLLVHMIDISGQEGRDPIEDFHKINKELKLYNEKLSNRPQIVVANKSDLNSTKDNFPEFKEEIEKLGYDVYKISAATKDGVKQLIYTISKLLKEIGDLEPIIEVEEDIKLYGLDDDKKDIVVRKEDDEYFVEGSVVEKLMDSTNLDDLDSTRYFQKRLRDLGIIDRLRELGINEEDSVNICGYEFEFFE; via the coding sequence ATGTTTATAGACAAAGCTAAAATATTTGTAAAAGGCGGAAATGGTGGTCATGGAGCCGTTGCATGGAGAAGGGAAAAGTATGAACCATCTGGTGGTCCTGCTGGAGGAGATGGAGGACATGGTGGAAATATCATATTGAATGTGGATGAGGGACTTAGAACATTAATGGATTTAAAATTTAAAAAGCATTTTAAAGCTGAATCTGGTGAAAATGGAAAGTCTAAAAGACAATATGGTAAAAAAGGAGAAGACTTAATAATAAATGTACCACCTGGAACAATTGTAAAAGATGAAGAAACAGGAAGAGTTATTGCTGATTTGACAGAAGAAAATCATACATTTGTAGTAGCAAAAGGTGGTAGAGGTGGTAAAGGTAATGCTAAATTTGCTAATTCAACACGACAAGCTCCAAGGTTTGCTGAAGGTGGGACAAAGGGAGAAGAAAGATGGATATTATTAGAGTTAAAATTACTTGCTGATGTTGGGCTTATAGGATTTCCTAATGTAGGAAAGTCTACATTTCTTTCTATTGTATCAGCAGCAAAACCTAAAATAGCTAATTATCATTTTACTACTATAAATCCAAATTTAGGAGTAGTAAAATTAAACGATGCTAACAACTTTGTAATAGCTGACATTCCAGGGCTTATAGAAGGTGCACATGAAGGAACTGGTCTTGGACATGAATTTTTAAGGCATATTGAAAGAACTAAACTTTTAGTTCATATGATAGATATTTCTGGCCAGGAAGGTAGAGATCCTATTGAAGATTTTCATAAAATAAATAAAGAGTTAAAATTATATAATGAAAAATTATCAAATAGACCACAAATTGTAGTAGCAAATAAAAGTGATTTAAATTCTACTAAAGATAATTTTCCTGAGTTTAAAGAAGAAATAGAAAAATTAGGATATGATGTATATAAAATATCTGCAGCTACAAAAGATGGTGTTAAACAACTTATATATACAATCAGTAAATTACTTAAGGAAATTGGTGATTTGGAGCCTATAATAGAAGTTGAAGAAGATATTAAATTATATGGCTTAGACGATGATAAAAAAGATATAGTAGTTAGAAAAGAAGATGATGAATATTTTGTGGAAGGGTCAGTTGTTGAAAAACTTATGGATTCAACTAATTTAGATGATTTAGACTCTACTAGATACTTCCAAAAAAGATTAAGAGATTTAGGAATAATTGATAGATTAAGAGAACTTGGAATAAATGAAGAGGATTCTGTAAATATATGTGGATATGAATTTGAATTCTTTGAATAA
- a CDS encoding Rne/Rng family ribonuclease produces MNKIIIDVGTYEDRVAVLEEDELTEIFHEKKDKNKIQGNVYKGRVVNVLPGMQAAFVDIGLKKNAFLYIKDATSKIQYRNGVDYKNLSIKEVLKQGQELIVQVIKEPYGSKGARVTTHITLPGRYLVLMPYNTYIGVSRKINSENERERLKELASKVQPEDMGLILRTASKDKSYEDLKSDIDYLLDIFHMIMKEKNTGTCPRIIYKDLDLPKRTIRDIFTKKIDQVFINDRDKYEESIKMIEFMSPKLKNRIYYIDSKDDLFNELEINSQIESALERKVWLESGGYLVIDETEALTSIDVNTGKFVGSIDLKDTVFKTNMEAAKEIAKQLKLRNIGGIIIIDFIDMFNSTDEQELLDSFKSELKKDRTKTTVIGMTGLGLVEMTRKKSRNKLSTQILESCPCCNGTGKIKSNGFLIAKIEKEINRIKNNTSANAILFELSTYKYKEIIKNYSQKIKSIQEENNIKIFFQENNDLKIDELKNKKIGKLENFIDKYLEI; encoded by the coding sequence ATGAACAAAATAATAATTGATGTTGGAACATATGAAGATAGGGTAGCAGTTTTAGAAGAAGATGAACTTACGGAGATATTTCATGAAAAAAAAGATAAAAACAAAATACAAGGAAATGTGTATAAAGGAAGAGTGGTAAATGTTTTGCCTGGTATGCAGGCAGCTTTTGTCGATATAGGACTTAAGAAAAATGCTTTTCTTTATATAAAAGATGCTACATCAAAAATACAGTATAGAAATGGTGTAGACTATAAAAACCTATCAATAAAAGAAGTGTTAAAACAAGGACAAGAATTAATAGTTCAGGTTATAAAAGAGCCCTATGGTTCAAAAGGTGCACGAGTAACTACTCATATAACTTTACCTGGAAGGTATTTAGTATTGATGCCTTATAATACTTATATTGGCGTTTCAAGAAAGATAAATAGTGAGAATGAAAGGGAAAGGTTAAAAGAATTAGCATCTAAAGTACAACCAGAAGATATGGGTTTAATACTTAGAACTGCTTCAAAAGATAAGTCTTATGAAGATTTAAAATCAGATATAGATTACTTATTAGATATATTTCATATGATAATGAAGGAAAAAAATACTGGGACATGTCCAAGAATAATATATAAAGATTTAGATTTACCTAAGCGTACTATTAGAGATATATTTACTAAGAAAATTGACCAAGTATTTATAAATGATAGAGATAAGTATGAAGAATCTATAAAAATGATTGAATTTATGAGTCCTAAATTAAAAAATAGAATTTATTATATAGATAGTAAAGATGATTTATTTAATGAATTAGAGATTAACTCACAAATAGAATCTGCTCTTGAAAGAAAAGTATGGCTTGAAAGTGGAGGATATTTAGTAATTGATGAAACTGAAGCTCTTACTTCTATAGACGTAAATACTGGAAAATTTGTAGGGAGCATAGATTTAAAAGATACAGTATTTAAGACCAATATGGAAGCTGCAAAAGAAATTGCAAAACAATTAAAACTTAGAAATATAGGTGGAATAATAATAATTGATTTTATTGATATGTTTAATTCTACAGATGAGCAAGAGTTATTAGATTCATTTAAAAGTGAGTTAAAAAAAGATAGAACAAAGACTACAGTAATTGGTATGACTGGATTAGGATTAGTAGAGATGACTAGAAAAAAAAGTAGAAATAAACTCTCAACTCAAATTTTAGAATCTTGTCCTTGTTGTAATGGGACAGGAAAAATAAAATCTAATGGTTTTTTAATTGCAAAGATTGAAAAAGAAATAAATAGGATAAAAAATAATACTTCAGCAAATGCTATATTATTTGAATTAAGTACTTATAAATATAAAGAAATAATTAAAAATTATAGCCAAAAAATAAAATCTATTCAAGAAGAAAATAATATAAAAATATTTTTTCAAGAAAATAATGATTTGAAAATTGATGAATTAAAAAATAAAAAGATAGGAAAACTAGAAAATTTTATTGACAAATATTTAGAAATTTGA
- a CDS encoding ribosomal-processing cysteine protease Prp: protein MTKVEFFQDKKSNILGYIIDGHTGYDEYGKDIVCAAVSVLAQTGVISLQRNLKLENLTCVIKDGYIQVELPKKINDDDFKNAQIVLKTVLVGIESIMESYSGYITLKYREV from the coding sequence ATGACAAAAGTTGAATTTTTTCAAGATAAAAAAAGTAATATACTTGGATATATTATAGATGGACATACAGGTTATGATGAATATGGTAAAGATATAGTTTGTGCAGCTGTTTCAGTACTTGCACAAACCGGGGTAATATCTTTACAAAGAAATTTAAAATTAGAAAATCTAACTTGTGTTATAAAAGATGGTTATATTCAAGTGGAGTTACCTAAAAAAATTAATGACGATGATTTTAAAAACGCACAAATAGTTTTAAAAACAGTATTAGTCGGCATAGAAAGTATAATGGAATCCTATTCAGGTTATATAACCCTAAAATACAGGGAGGTGTAA
- the rsfS gene encoding ribosome silencing factor, whose product MKKNNDKLSLVINAADDKLAHDIDVLEVTELTSVADYFVILSGKNERQVVAIADSIEDKLSENKYDLRSKEGYRSGRWILLDYGDIIIHIFHKEDREFYNLERLWADGKKINIDNYVS is encoded by the coding sequence TTGAAAAAAAATAATGATAAGTTATCATTAGTTATAAATGCTGCAGATGATAAATTAGCCCATGATATTGATGTATTAGAAGTTACTGAACTTACAAGTGTAGCAGATTATTTTGTGATTTTAAGTGGTAAAAATGAAAGACAAGTAGTTGCAATAGCAGATTCAATAGAAGATAAATTAAGTGAAAATAAATATGATTTACGTTCAAAAGAAGGATATAGATCAGGAAGATGGATATTATTAGATTATGGAGATATAATAATTCATATATTCCATAAAGAAGATAGAGAATTTTATAATCTTGAAAGACTGTGGGCAGATGGAAAGAAAATTAATATTGACAATTATGTTAGTTAA
- the leuS gene encoding leucine--tRNA ligase produces the protein MSYNFSKIEKKWKNKWEDENSFESFRNDKQKYYQLEMFPYPSGRIHMGHVRNYSIGDVVARFRRMQGYNVLHPMGWDSFGLPAENAAIKHGIHPNKWTLENIDDMREQLKEIGLSYDWNREIATCSPDYYKWTQEFFIEMYNKGLAYKKNYAVNWCPSCETVLANEQVVNGQCERCDSEVGKKELDQWYFKITDYAERLLEDIEKLDGWPEKVKSMQKNWIGKSEGAEINFKIKDFEDELNVFTTRPDTIYGVTYMVLAPEHPLVNKIVIGTEYEGKVNEFKKKLEHMSDIDRTSLDTEKEGVFTGRYAINPLTNKEIPIYIANYVLIDYGTGAIMAVPAHDERDFEFAKKYNLDITRVIAEKGKEAEELKVVYTDKGVMVNSDKFNGLDNEKASREITNYIEKEKIGTKTINYRLRDWLISRQRYWGTPIPMIYCEDCGIVPVPKESLPVVLPTDVEFSGKGESPLLTSKEFVHTSCPKCGKKAKRETDTMDTFVDSSWYFLRYTDSNNSEKAFDKANAKYWMKVDQYIGGVEHAILHLLYARFFTKVLYDMDISPVDEPFKNLLTQGMVLKDGAKMSKSKGNVVSPEEIVSNYGADTARLFVLFAAPPERDLEWNDQGVEGCFRFLNRVYRLVDDTKDICMNNKSFDFDKLNKIEKEFNYSLNNTIKKVTEDIDQRFNFNTAISAIMELVNDTNKFRESKDNENKNKLLSKAIENIVVLLAPFSPYIAEELWSMIGNDKSVHSVNWPKYDEKALIKDEVEIVIQVNGKVRGKIMVSADISKEELEKKSLEIEKVKNMISGKELRKVIVIPKKLVNIVAN, from the coding sequence ATGTCTTATAATTTTAGTAAGATTGAAAAAAAGTGGAAAAATAAATGGGAAGATGAAAATTCTTTTGAGTCATTTAGAAATGATAAACAAAAATATTATCAATTAGAAATGTTTCCTTATCCTTCAGGTCGTATTCACATGGGGCATGTGAGGAATTATTCAATAGGTGATGTAGTAGCAAGATTTAGAAGAATGCAAGGATATAATGTCTTACATCCTATGGGATGGGATTCATTTGGACTTCCTGCAGAAAATGCTGCAATTAAACATGGAATACATCCAAATAAATGGACATTAGAAAATATTGACGATATGAGAGAGCAATTAAAAGAAATAGGCCTTAGCTATGATTGGAATAGAGAAATAGCTACATGTTCTCCTGATTATTATAAGTGGACTCAAGAATTTTTTATAGAAATGTATAATAAAGGCTTAGCATATAAGAAGAATTATGCTGTTAATTGGTGTCCATCTTGTGAAACAGTATTGGCAAATGAACAAGTTGTAAATGGACAGTGTGAGAGATGTGATAGTGAAGTTGGAAAAAAAGAACTTGATCAATGGTATTTTAAAATTACAGATTATGCTGAGAGGTTATTAGAAGATATAGAAAAGTTAGATGGATGGCCTGAAAAAGTAAAATCTATGCAAAAAAATTGGATTGGTAAAAGTGAAGGTGCAGAAATTAATTTCAAAATAAAAGATTTTGAAGATGAGTTAAATGTATTTACAACTAGACCTGATACAATATATGGTGTTACTTATATGGTTTTAGCCCCAGAGCATCCATTGGTGAATAAAATAGTAATAGGTACAGAATATGAAGGAAAAGTAAATGAATTTAAAAAGAAATTAGAGCATATGTCTGATATAGATAGAACATCACTTGATACAGAGAAAGAAGGAGTATTTACAGGAAGATATGCTATAAATCCTTTAACAAATAAAGAAATCCCTATATATATAGCTAATTATGTATTAATAGATTATGGTACAGGGGCAATAATGGCAGTACCAGCTCATGATGAAAGAGATTTTGAGTTTGCAAAAAAATATAATTTAGATATAACAAGAGTAATAGCGGAGAAGGGTAAAGAAGCAGAAGAGCTAAAAGTAGTTTATACTGATAAGGGCGTAATGGTAAATTCTGATAAATTTAATGGCTTAGACAATGAAAAAGCTAGTAGAGAAATAACTAATTATATAGAAAAAGAAAAGATAGGTACCAAAACAATAAATTATAGACTTAGAGATTGGTTAATATCCAGACAAAGATATTGGGGTACACCTATTCCAATGATTTATTGTGAAGATTGTGGTATAGTACCTGTACCTAAAGAAAGTTTACCTGTGGTATTACCTACAGATGTTGAGTTTAGCGGAAAAGGAGAATCTCCATTACTTACAAGTAAAGAATTTGTTCATACATCTTGTCCTAAATGTGGTAAAAAAGCAAAAAGGGAAACTGATACAATGGATACATTTGTAGATTCTTCTTGGTATTTCTTAAGATATACTGATTCTAATAATAGTGAAAAAGCATTTGATAAAGCTAATGCAAAATATTGGATGAAAGTTGACCAGTATATAGGTGGAGTAGAGCACGCAATTTTACATCTATTGTATGCAAGATTCTTTACAAAAGTTTTATATGATATGGATATTTCTCCTGTAGATGAACCATTTAAAAACTTACTTACTCAAGGAATGGTATTAAAAGATGGAGCTAAAATGTCTAAATCCAAAGGAAATGTAGTAAGTCCTGAAGAAATTGTAAGTAATTATGGTGCAGATACAGCAAGATTATTTGTGCTTTTTGCAGCTCCACCAGAAAGAGACTTAGAGTGGAATGATCAAGGGGTAGAAGGATGCTTTAGATTTTTAAACAGAGTGTATAGATTAGTAGATGATACAAAAGATATATGTATGAATAATAAATCTTTTGACTTTGATAAATTAAATAAAATAGAGAAAGAATTTAATTATTCATTAAATAATACAATTAAAAAAGTAACAGAAGATATAGACCAAAGATTTAACTTTAATACAGCTATTAGTGCTATAATGGAACTTGTTAATGATACTAATAAATTTAGAGAAAGCAAAGATAATGAAAACAAGAATAAATTATTGTCTAAGGCAATTGAAAATATTGTTGTTTTACTTGCTCCATTCTCGCCTTATATAGCAGAAGAATTATGGAGTATGATAGGTAATGACAAAAGTGTCCACAGTGTTAATTGGCCAAAATATGATGAGAAAGCTTTAATTAAAGATGAAGTTGAAATAGTGATACAAGTAAATGGAAAAGTAAGAGGTAAAATAATGGTGAGCGCTGACATTTCAAAAGAAGAATTAGAGAAGAAATCGTTAGAGATTGAGAAAGTTAAAAATATGATATCAGGAAAAGAATTAAGAAAGGTTATAGTTATACCTAAAAAATTAGTAAATATTGTTGCAAATTGA
- a CDS encoding TIGR03936 family radical SAM-associated protein — MLKLRVKFKKYSLIRYISHLDLMRLFQRAFRRANIPVEYSKGFNPQPKFSFATALALGLTSDGEYMDIELQEEIAPEKFTKDMNDVLPEGVEILEAHYTDDKKSLMSIIKSSSYIIELIPLENSSKKSIYETINNFKRKKEIYITKSKKKKGRTIEREVDIRKNIYELDIILYESDRIILKTLLKTGSTGNLKPELLIKALIKEGLQVDDVDFNIHRLDLFTEDPKWE; from the coding sequence ATGTTAAAATTACGAGTTAAATTTAAAAAATATTCTCTTATAAGATATATATCACATTTAGATCTTATGAGGTTATTTCAGAGAGCCTTTAGGAGAGCAAATATACCTGTAGAATATTCTAAAGGGTTTAACCCTCAACCTAAATTTTCTTTTGCTACAGCCCTTGCATTAGGCCTTACAAGTGATGGTGAATATATGGATATAGAATTACAAGAAGAAATAGCTCCAGAGAAATTTACAAAGGATATGAATGATGTTCTTCCAGAAGGTGTTGAGATTTTAGAAGCTCATTATACTGATGATAAAAAATCTTTGATGTCTATAATTAAATCTTCTAGTTATATAATTGAATTAATTCCATTAGAAAATTCATCTAAAAAAAGTATATATGAAACAATAAATAACTTTAAAAGAAAAAAAGAAATATATATTACTAAGAGTAAAAAAAAGAAAGGTAGAACAATAGAAAGGGAAGTAGATATTAGAAAAAATATATATGAATTAGATATTATTTTATATGAGAGTGATAGAATAATTTTAAAAACACTACTAAAAACCGGTAGTACAGGGAATTTGAAACCTGAACTTTTAATAAAGGCTTTGATTAAAGAAGGTTTACAGGTAGATGATGTAGATTTTAATATTCACAGATTAGATTTATTTACTGAGGACCCAAAATGGGAGTGA
- the nadD gene encoding nicotinate-nucleotide adenylyltransferase, translated as MKIKKIGVMGGTFNPIHIGHLMIAEQSRKKFNLDKVIFIPTGSPPHKDERKLANSLDRYIMTILATSNNNNFIVSDIETNRDGTSYTVDTLELLSKKYNDSELFFITGADSILDIENWRDTDRLLNICTFIAATRPGYNVDNVMDEIKKLEEKYNKKISYLTIAPIDISSTQIRKRIFKNETIKYMTPDPVINYIYNKNLYK; from the coding sequence ATGAAGATAAAGAAAATAGGAGTAATGGGAGGAACATTTAACCCTATACATATTGGTCACTTAATGATTGCAGAACAAAGTAGAAAAAAATTTAATTTAGATAAGGTGATATTTATTCCTACTGGAAGCCCACCTCATAAAGATGAAAGAAAATTAGCAAATTCTTTAGATAGATATATAATGACAATACTTGCTACATCTAATAATAATAATTTTATAGTTTCAGATATAGAAACTAATAGAGATGGAACAAGCTATACTGTGGATACTTTAGAACTACTTTCTAAAAAATACAATGATTCAGAGCTTTTTTTTATAACAGGTGCTGACTCAATACTTGATATAGAAAATTGGAGAGATACTGATAGACTTCTTAATATATGCACTTTTATTGCAGCTACGAGACCAGGTTATAATGTAGATAATGTAATGGATGAAATAAAAAAACTTGAAGAAAAATATAATAAAAAAATTAGTTATCTAACAATTGCTCCTATAGATATTTCATCTACACAAATAAGAAAAAGAATATTCAAAAATGAAACTATAAAGTACATGACACCAGATCCTGTTATAAATTACATATATAATAAGAATCTTTATAAATAA
- the rpmA gene encoding 50S ribosomal protein L27 — MLVMNLQLFAHKKGVGSSKNGRDSESKRLGVKRADGQNVQSGNILVRQRGTKIHPGLNVKKGGDDTLFAIVNGVVKFERKGKDKKQVSVYPQ; from the coding sequence ATGTTAGTTATGAATTTACAATTATTTGCTCATAAAAAAGGGGTAGGTAGTTCAAAAAATGGTCGTGACAGTGAGTCTAAAAGACTTGGTGTAAAGAGAGCTGATGGACAAAATGTACAATCAGGAAATATATTAGTTAGACAAAGAGGTACTAAAATTCATCCAGGATTAAACGTTAAAAAGGGTGGAGACGATACTTTGTTTGCTATAGTAAATGGAGTAGTTAAATTCGAAAGAAAAGGAAAAGACAAAAAGCAAGTTAGTGTTTACCCACAATAA
- the yhbY gene encoding ribosome assembly RNA-binding protein YhbY — protein MITGKQRSFLKKRAHNMDSILQIGKNGISDNLIDQVDEALEARELIKINVLNNSFSDPKELANELAEKTNSEFVQSIGNKIVLYRESEENKKIKLPK, from the coding sequence ATGATAACAGGAAAACAAAGAAGTTTTTTAAAGAAAAGGGCTCATAATATGGACTCTATACTTCAAATAGGTAAGAATGGTATATCTGATAATTTAATAGATCAAGTTGATGAAGCACTTGAAGCTAGAGAATTAATTAAAATAAATGTTTTAAATAATAGCTTTTCAGATCCAAAAGAATTAGCTAATGAATTAGCAGAAAAAACTAATTCTGAATTTGTTCAAAGTATAGGAAATAAAATAGTACTCTATAGAGAATCAGAAGAAAATAAAAAAATTAAACTACCTAAATAA
- the yqeK gene encoding bis(5'-nucleosyl)-tetraphosphatase (symmetrical) YqeK — translation MKIEEMKNILKKDIDKERYKHTIRVAETAIELAKHYKVDTEKAYIAALLHDSAKYKGKDTLLKKAQEFGIILDTVMKNNPHLIHPFLGAKLAEVKYNILDEDILNAIKYHTTGRKNMSILEKIIFIADYIEPGRNFPGLEKIRDTSFKDIDLSIILAMDNTLKYIINKGWLIHPNTIETRNSLIFKRNKII, via the coding sequence ATGAAAATAGAAGAAATGAAAAATATATTAAAAAAGGATATAGATAAAGAAAGATATAAACATACTATTAGAGTAGCAGAAACTGCTATAGAACTTGCAAAGCATTACAAAGTAGATACAGAAAAAGCTTATATTGCAGCTCTTTTACATGATTCAGCTAAATATAAAGGCAAAGATACTTTATTGAAAAAAGCCCAAGAATTTGGTATAATTTTAGATACTGTAATGAAAAATAACCCTCATTTGATTCATCCTTTTTTAGGAGCAAAATTAGCCGAAGTTAAATATAATATATTAGATGAGGATATATTAAATGCAATTAAATATCATACAACAGGTAGAAAAAATATGAGTATTTTAGAAAAAATAATTTTTATAGCAGATTACATTGAACCAGGTAGAAACTTTCCAGGACTTGAGAAAATAAGAGATACTTCATTTAAAGATATTGATTTGAGCATTATTCTTGCTATGGATAATACACTCAAATATATAATTAATAAAGGATGGCTTATACATCCTAATACTATTGAAACTAGAAATAGCTTAATTTTTAAAAGAAATAAGATTATATAG
- a CDS encoding helix-turn-helix transcriptional regulator: MTNTNIHPLLFNMVPLVEGISKTLGSNCEVVLHDLNNPTHSVIAISNGHVTGREIGSPMTEKGLKAIKNQEFEKNLIKYKTITNDGRTLKSSTLFIKDESNNVVGCLCINVDISEFIVAKKVISELTQTIDEREGNIQEISENYFKNVNDILYSLVKEVLENKSKPVSYLSRDEKIEIVNELEKKGIFLIKGSVEYLADKLCVSIYTIYNYLDEIRRQK, translated from the coding sequence ATGACTAATACAAATATACATCCTCTATTATTTAATATGGTTCCATTAGTAGAAGGGATATCTAAAACTCTTGGAAGTAATTGTGAAGTAGTTTTACATGATTTAAATAATCCTACTCACTCAGTAATAGCAATATCAAATGGTCATGTAACTGGTAGAGAAATTGGTAGTCCAATGACAGAAAAAGGACTTAAAGCAATAAAGAATCAGGAATTCGAAAAAAATTTGATAAAATACAAAACTATTACTAATGATGGAAGGACATTAAAATCCTCCACTTTATTTATTAAAGATGAATCAAATAATGTAGTAGGATGTTTATGTATAAATGTAGACATATCTGAATTTATTGTAGCAAAAAAAGTTATATCTGAATTAACACAAACAATAGATGAAAGAGAAGGAAACATCCAAGAAATTTCAGAGAACTATTTTAAAAATGTAAATGATATTTTATATAGTTTAGTTAAAGAAGTATTAGAAAACAAATCAAAACCTGTATCTTATTTATCAAGAGATGAAAAAATAGAAATAGTAAATGAATTAGAGAAGAAAGGAATTTTTTTAATAAAGGGATCAGTAGAATATTTAGCTGATAAGTTATGTGTTTCTATATATACAAT